The genomic region CGCGTCGGGCGCAAGCGGCATCGGGAGGTCGTAGCTCGGCCGCTCTCCGGCATACCAGTTCGCCGCGTGCGGCGTCGAACGCCTCCCGCACCGCGGCGGGCGTCATTCCGGGGACGGATCTTCACCGCGCAACCGCGCCTGGAGTTGGGCACGGTCCGCTCGGCGGCGTTCGTCGAACGCCGCGATGCTGGCGGTGGCGCGGCGGCGCAGAGGGGCGAACACCCAGATGCCCAACGGCAGTGCGATCACGATCGCGAACAGCAGCGCGACCACTAGGGGGAACTCCCTCAGCCCGACGAGGT from Mycobacterium sp. IDR2000157661 harbors:
- a CDS encoding DUF4229 domain-containing protein — its product is MSDGPTGSRLVLDVVAYILARLLLVAVLTVAILGVGHLVGLREFPLVVALLFAIVIALPLGIWVFAPLRRRATASIAAFDERRRADRAQLQARLRGEDPSPE